The nucleotide window GAGTACTGTTATCCTAAATCAAATgtttcatgtgtaaaaaattCCCATGATGTGGCAACTAaaactgttttatatttaatactgGTGTTTGCAATAGTCATTACAATTGTTGGGAATGCTGTGGTCATTATCTCCATAGCTCATTTCAAACAACTTCACACACCTACAAACATTTTGGTGATGTCTCTGGCTCTGGTAGATCTACTTTTGGGACTGACAGTTATGCCTTTCAGCATGGTTAGGAGTGTGGATGGCTGCTGGTACTTTGGAGAAGAATTCTGCTATTGGCATTCTacttttgattttcttttcactgGTTCATCAATATTTCACCTTATATCTATTGCTACAGATCGATATCAAGCTGTGTGCTATCCCCTTCAGTACCCTACAAGAATTACTTTACCCGTTTCAGGTTTTATGGCAGCTCTGAGTTGGATTTTGGCTACAGTGTATGCTTTCAGTACTGTTGGTACAAAAGTGAATGAAGCAGACTTAGAAGATTATATTGCATCTATAGATTGTTTTGGAAGTTGTCTGTTTTTGGTTAATGCAGTATGCGCCTCTATaagtacatttcttttttttattttgccggTCTGTATTATGATTGGTttgtatatacaaatatttttggtTTCAGAAAAGCATGCAAAGAAAATGGAGGGGACAAAAAAGGGCAGACCTGATGTGacctcaaataaaattttacaaaagatgaaaaatgagaaaaaagcaGCAAAAACTCTTGGCATTGTTGTGGGTGCATTTAATTTATGCTGGATGCCATATTTCATTATATCTGTAGTTGACCCTCTTTCAAACTTTACCATGCCAGCAATCATGTATGAACTATTTGTCTGGTTGGGTTACATTAATTCAACATTCAACCCCATCATATATGGTCTTTTCTATCCATGGTTCAGAAAAACACTTTCTCTCATTGTTACACTAAAAATATTTGCTCCTAACTCCTCAGACATAAACGTTTATGCACCttgaaataaagtttaatacttaaataattatactACTGAAAAGTGTGTATTGCTTAAAATAGATATAGACAATGAGAATTACAATCtgtattttaattgtaatgCAGTTAGTATTTGGGACAGGATTTGGCAAGGCTTGGAATTTACAGGGCTATTACTTTTCAGCACACAGTccaataatattttcatttttatgtaagGGGACATGCACttatcagtcataacattaaaaacacctgCCTAATAACATTGTGAAGGTCTGCCTTGTGTCTCTCAAAAAACTCTGACCAAGGCATGAAATCTATTGTGCTTTAGCATCTGGACATGTTTGGCCAGCAGTCAATCAATTTGTAATCTGGAGCATTCCTGAACAATGTTTGCAGTGTCCGTTGTACT belongs to Clarias gariepinus isolate MV-2021 ecotype Netherlands chromosome 2, CGAR_prim_01v2, whole genome shotgun sequence and includes:
- the LOC128541336 gene encoding trace amine-associated receptor 13c-like, which gives rise to MVEVKNVSLLEVKDLTEYCYPKSNVSCVKNSHDVATKTVLYLILVFAIVITIVGNAVVIISIAHFKQLHTPTNILVMSLALVDLLLGLTVMPFSMVRSVDGCWYFGEEFCYWHSTFDFLFTGSSIFHLISIATDRYQAVCYPLQYPTRITLPVSGFMAALSWILATVYAFSTVGTKVNEADLEDYIASIDCFGSCLFLVNAVCASISTFLFFILPVCIMIGLYIQIFLVSEKHAKKMEGTKKGRPDVTSNKILQKMKNEKKAAKTLGIVVGAFNLCWMPYFIISVVDPLSNFTMPAIMYELFVWLGYINSTFNPIIYGLFYPWFRKTLSLIVTLKIFAPNSSDINVYAP